A window of the Brassica napus cultivar Da-Ae chromosome C5, Da-Ae, whole genome shotgun sequence genome harbors these coding sequences:
- the LOC106443338 gene encoding serine carboxypeptidase-like 18, with amino-acid sequence MKSRMSKAWKMKLLLLLQLLLLTQHGVDTASVISHLPGFEGPLPFHLETGYMVVGEEEKVKLFYYFIKSENKPEEDPLLIWLTGGPACTALSALAFEIGPLTFKTEDYNGGLPSLVSTSYSWTKVASIIFLDQPVGTGFSYSTTPLADKPSDTGEAKQTYEFLQKWLVEHPEFVSNPLYVGGDSYAGIVVPAIVQQISIGNENSNRPMNLKGYVLGNPSTELDKDHNAKIPYAHGMGLISDELFESLKLSCKGNYVNIDHTNTQCLKLVEDYDKCVSRINEGSILIPLCDLASPNPFSIENAGRSLERLVQSDLYLPTPGCYMYRYVLATYWANDEDVRKALHVEKGSIGKWMRCDWDMAYEKDIKSSLPYHMNNSRKGLYRSLVYSGDHDMMVPYVGTVAWIRSLNYSIIDQWRPWFVNNQVIGYTRSYVNNMTFATIKGGGHTAEYKPYESFMMFQRWIRNQPL; translated from the exons ATGAAATCAAGAATGTCTAAAGCATGGAAAATGAAGTTGCTTCTCCTGCTTCAACTCCTCCTCTTGACTCAACATGGTGTTGATACAGCTTCTGTTATCAGCCATCTTCCCGGTTTTGAAGGTCCTCTTCCTTTCCACCTTGAAACTGG CTATATGGTAGttggtgaagaagagaaagtCAAACTTTTCTACTATTTCATCAAATCAGAGAACAAGCCTGAAGAAGACCCTCTTCTTATTTGGTTAACAGGAGGACCTGCCTGCACTGCTCTCTCTGCTCTTGCTTTCGAGATTG GACCGTTGACTTTCAAGACTGAAGACTACAATGGAGGTTTGCCTTCTCTTGTCTCTACTTCCTATTCCTGGACAAAG GTAGCAAGCATAATATTCTTGGACCAACCTGTTGGGACTGGCTTCTCTTACTCAACAACCCCTCTTGCTGATAAGCCTAGTGACACAGGAGAAGCAAAACAGACCTATGAGTTTCTCCAAAAG TGGCTAGTGGAGCATCCAGAGTTTGTCTCAAATCCTCTCTATGTCGGTGGAGATTCTTACGCTGGTATAGTTGTGCCAGCCATTGTTCAACAGATCTCAATAG GAAATGAAAATAGCAACAGACCGATGAATCTTAAG GGCTATGTTCTTGGGAATCCGTCAACAGAACTTGATAAAGATCATAACGCCAAGATTCCATATGCACATGGAATGGGACTGATCTCTGATGAACTCTTTGAG TCGCTTAAGTTAAGCTGCAAAGGAAACTATGTAAACATAGACCACACTAATACACAATGCTTGAAATTGGTGGAAGACTACGATAAG TGTGTATCAAGGATAAATGAAGGTTCTATTCTGATACCATTGTGTGATTTGGCTTCACCAAATCCATTTTCAATAGAGAATGCTGGAAGAAGTCTCGAAAGACTTGTTCAATCAGATCTTTATCTTCCAACACCTGGTTGCTAT ATGTACCGTTATGTTCTAGCTACATACTGGGCTAATGATGAAGATGTACGCAAAGCGCTTCATGTGGAGAAA gGAAGTATAGGGAAATGGATGAGATGCGATTGGGATATGGCTTATGAGAAAGACATAAAGAGTAGTCTACCGTACCATATGAACAATAGCAGAAAAGGGTTATATAGGTCATTGGTTTACAGTGGCGATCATGATATGATGGTGCCTTATGTTGGAACCGTAGCTTGGATTAGATCTCTAAACTATTCGATCATTGATCAATGGAGGCCATGGTTTGTTAACAATCAAGTTATTGGATACACAAGGAGTTACGTCAACAACATGACGTTTGCCACTATCAAA GGAGGCGGGCACACTGCAGAGTATAAACCATATGAGAGCTTCATGATGTTTCAAAGGTGGATACGTAATCAACCTCTGTAA
- the LOC106435161 gene encoding phosphoribulokinase, chloroplastic, whose protein sequence is MAVSTIYSTQALNSTHFLTSSPSSSSKQVFFYRRQTNRRFNTIITCAAQQTVVIGLAADSGCGKSTFMRRLTSVFGGAAEPPKGGNPDSNTLISDMTTVICLDDYHSLDRTGRKEKGVTALDPRANDFDLMYEQVKALKSGIAVEKPIYNHVTGLLDAPELIQPPKILVIEGLHPMFDERVRDLLDFSIYLDISNEVKFAWKIQRDMAERGHSLESIKASIEARKPDFDAFIDPQKQYADAVIEVLPTQLIPDDNEGKVLRVRLIMKEGVKYFSPVYLFDEGSTISWIPCGRKLTCSYPGIKFNYQPDSYFDNEVSVVEMDGQFDRLDELIYVESHLSNLSTKFYGEVTQQMLKHADFPGSNNGTGLFQTIVGLKIRDLYEQLIANKANAPTEASKA, encoded by the exons ATGGCTGTCTCAACAATCTACTCAACACAAGCTCTTAACTCAACTCATTTCTTAACCTCTTCCCCTTCTTCCTCCTCAAAACAAGTCTTCTTCTACCGTCGTCAAACCAACCGTAGATTCAACACCATCATCACTTGCGCCGCACAACAAACCGTCGTGATCGGACTCGCTGCCGACTCTGGATGCGGCAAAAGTACTTTCATGCGGAGGCTAACCAGTGTCTTCGGTGGAGCCGCTGAGCCACCAAAAGGAGGGAACCCTGACTCCAACACACTCATCAGTGACATGACCACTGTGATCTGTCTCGACGATTACCATTCTTTGGACAGGACCGGTCGCAAAGAGAAAGGAGTCACTGCTTTGGACCCACGCGCCAATGACTTTGACCTCATGTATGAGCAAGTCAAAGCTCTCAAGAGTGGCATAGCCGTCGAGAAACCTATTTATAATCACGTCACTGGACTTCTTGACGCACCTGAGCTTATTCAGCCTCCCAAGATTCTCGTCATTGAAGGTCTTCATCCAAT GTTTGATGAGAGAGTAAGAGACTTGTTGGACTTCAGTATCTACCTAGACATTAGCAATGAGGTCAAATTCGCTTGGAAAATCCAG AGGGACATGGCTGAGAGAGGTCACAGTTTAGAGAGCATCAAAGCAAGTATCGAAGCGCGAAAGCCCGATTTCGATGCATTCATTG ACCCACAAAAGCAGTACGCGGATGCGGTGATAGAAGTGCTTCCAACCCAGTTGATTCCAGATGACAATGAAGGCAAAGTGTTGAGAGTGAGATTGATAATGAAAGAAGGTGTTAAGTACTTCAGCCCGGTTTACCTATTCGATGAAGGTTCAACCATCTCGTGGATCCCTTGTGGTCGCAAACTCACCTGCTCCTACCCTGGCATCAAGTTCAACTACCAACCTGATTCCTACTTCGACAATGAG GTTTCTGTTGTGGAGATGGATGGGCAATTCGATAGACTGGACGAGCTGATTTACGTGGAGAGCCATCTGAGCAACCTCTCAACCAAATTCTACGGTGAAGTGACTCAACAAATGCTCAAACATGCTGACTTCCCTGGTAGCAACAACGGAACTGGTCTTTTCCAGACCATTGTAGGATTGAAAATCAGAGATCTCTATGAGCAGCTCATTGCCAACAAAGCCAATGCTCCTACAGAAGCTTCTAAAGCCTAA